Genomic segment of Deltaproteobacteria bacterium:
CCCGGAAGCCGGGGGCCGAGGGATCCAACGGGCGGAATTTTTCCATAAGCGTCCCATCCGCCTTGACCTTGCAGTCGGTACTTCGGCAGCGTGAGAGTTCCTTGAGTTCATCCAGGGGAAGGGAGAGGCCCGAGAGGTCATCCAGTACCGGCCGATGGCTGAACTGACCCTTTCTCCGCGCCGAGGCCGTCTCGATGCACATCCCGTCCTTTCCATACCGGGCGGCGAAGAAGTCAGGCGGCACATTGATACGGGCGATTCCCAGAAGGGCCAGCTCCTGTTTCCGTCCACCGTTGAGGATCTTGATTACGACCTTCCCTTGCCCGATGTCCCGCACCTCGGCCGCCGTAAGGCTCAGTCGACCGCGAAGCAACCCCCGGGGGTCCCCCTCAGGGTACCGTTCGTGGGCCTCCACGGAAAAGGGCCCGGAGAGGATCAAGAGAAAAAGGACCCAAGAAAGCCATTGCACGATTCGTTCTGGCGGGCGTTTAGGGAAGGTCGTATCGTTCTTGAATGGTGAGCGTTGAGCCTGGTTGGGGTAGGGGAGTGCGTGGTCGATTTTCTCTGACCTCCTGTCCTGGAATATCCTGCCTCACGATAATCATCGACCCTAAGGGTACAAATCTTGAAGGAAGGATCGGTCTTGAAGGAAAAGGGAAAGGACGATCCCTGAGCCAGCATAGCGGCATCAGGACGAGATACCAACCATCCTATTTTATGCCCAGGATGTCAAGGAGTTCTTCGAGACGGCGGATCACGTGATCCGGTTCGGGATCACCGGCATGCATCACCGATACATTGTCAGGGGCCAGAAGGACAGTGGAAGCACCGGCCTCATGCCCGCAGATTACATCGAACCGAAAGTCCCCCACGACCAGTATTTCTTCAGGGGAGAGGCCCATTTTTCGGGCAGCCTGGTAGATGCCGTCAGGATGGGGTTTCGGCAAGGAGTTTTCCCGGGTGATGATCACGTCGAAATCCCCGGGGCCGATCCCATGGAATCGCTGGAATGCCACCCGAACCGAGCGAAGGCTGTTCCTGGTCAGGATTCCCAGGAAAAAGCCCTCTCGCTTTAATGCCGAGATGCAGCTCTCTGCCCCTGCATTGGGAAGGGAGACCCTGGCGGCGGCCGTTTCCCGCTCCTCGAGGATTTTTTCAAGGGGAGCTCTCTTTTCGGGGGGCAGGGCGTCCAGGAATTCGAGAATAGGCTTGTCCTCAGGGCACCGGATGGCCCGCTTGATGGCGGGGAAATCCAAGGCTCCCGGACAGGTCAAGGTGCCGTCGAAATCAAAAAGGACTCCCTTGATTTTTCGCTTGCCTGTGGGAGGAGATTTTTTCATAGACAGCAAGGTTTACCTGGATTCCACACCGATGGGGAAAGCGAAGAAGAGGAAGGGGTTGTGATCTCTAATTTCCTTCCGCGTCTTTTTCAAGCTGGTACCGCTTTTCACTCTTCCTGCAGAGTTCCCAGATGATGCACTGTGGGCGAAACTTGCAATAACCGCAAGGATCCGTGCAGGCTTCACAATTATCGAGACACTCCTGGCAGTATCCGATCTCCATCTTTTCGCAACGCACCTGAGCTTCCCGGTCTGGATGGTAGCGGCATTTCATCGGCGGATCCCCTTTCCCTCTCGCCGGCAAGAAGGTTCTATTGGATGCGGTACGCCGACCACAGGCTGAAAACCTTCCTGCCCCGGGGTAGATAGTCTATTCCATAATAGGTGATAAGGGCCGGGAGGACAATAGCCTGGGAGA
This window contains:
- a CDS encoding HAD family hydrolase, producing the protein MKKSPPTGKRKIKGVLFDFDGTLTCPGALDFPAIKRAIRCPEDKPILEFLDALPPEKRAPLEKILEERETAAARVSLPNAGAESCISALKREGFFLGILTRNSLRSVRVAFQRFHGIGPGDFDVIITRENSLPKPHPDGIYQAARKMGLSPEEILVVGDFRFDVICGHEAGASTVLLAPDNVSVMHAGDPEPDHVIRRLEELLDILGIK